taatcaactactgtttaagaatttggggagtaactggctctacacaaatgaaaagggttcaaaaacttcaaaactttgccgcccgagtggctgttggtaatgtaaaaaaacatgaccacatatccccttacctcaaaaaattagaatggttaaagataaaagacaaatataccatagatgtctgtaatttggtattcaaaacaatacgtaaaataactcctgaatggttatacgattttccaacagtacacgtagttaatggggtttctactcgacagcaggaaaatctatatgtagaaagggcgaaaacagagataggctcccgccagtttagagttcgaggcccagcattctacaataaagtacctggcacaattaaacaaaaatcctctctcgctgcttttaatgtaaacttaaagaaactaattttaaatggtcccgattaatgtaagaatgttatgcttaattgccttattaaaagtgcttttgaaggcactactgtacttctatagatgttggaattagttttagatgatatttatggataagatggcttttatttacaaattaagatttccttataatctagtatgcatatttgattactatgtgttattttaatacgatttgtacatgacttgtttttaacacaacttatgtggtctatgacaatgtatttcaatattcggcaaaagtaatttttactcactatattctatgtaaatactttctgattccatgatattcttttattactgatgaattatttcaattacaaagttttagccgatttgttgattcttaaaacaacttttgtatgtctaaaataacaaatatttgaactatttgtaagatgactctactaattgtagccttatattttatgaatacccaatgtaaatattggaaataaagaattattattattattattatttactcttgttgtatattctcttaaactattctcatctgtcctaaagtattttacttcctcccatcttcctttattaaaatttttattctggtcactcatgaattccagttctgtagtgatcagattatgatctgagatgtcaaagttcaatttttcctcgtctataatcatttccctaaagtttttatacatttgttcgtttactagtacatagtctattacacttttttgttgcaatcttttccatgtataaatacctttacatcttcaatctccattcaataggactaacccatgtTCATTCATCCAATCaagaatcatttccccgttcctgtctaaattctggtaacctaaaaatcctacatgaccgttgaaatcccctaatatcatcaatgcctcttcttcatttagatttctaataattctttcacattcctgttttattatcttatccctacttttgtcttcttcagtattccatgctgaaaaataaaccaacaataatctaaatgtatgcttataagcattacacttaacatgcaacaggtctttatttttagtttctatcttttccaattctagactgtcactatttctataaagtatcatcaaacctcctccttttttatcatccatattcctcatattttctacttttttaacacccttacttaaatttaatctatctaacttttggtgtgtttctgtcaagcaaaaaagttaattttctactatttaattccttctcaacttccatcagtttttgttttgttaagcattgtatgttcaacaagtaaatcttaaagttttcttttattttgtgtttatattcttcttctttccttaaagttcTTGTGTGTCTCCCTCATTCTGacgaaaattttcccttctgtgcaattttcctttctttatgaaccatccatcttcaccattttgtctctttgtttgtaattcttcccttaagcgcccatcttgctctctctctctctctctctctctctctctctctctctctctctctctctctctctctctctctctctctctctctctctctcatcgttagatctggcgctataaagattctactttctcttgtttctggacaatttctaaggttcttagcctttcctataattgtccacttctctctttcacttttcatttttactagtaatggcctaggtttatttctttggtttctaaCCTCTTGGCTATCAGCTGGTCTATTACCTATTTCCAACCTACCTAACCTGATTGTTTCCATTACTTCAACTCCAGTTACCCCTATATTATCTTTGAACAGTCGCTCACACCTATCCttatcctttctttgtttttcctctgtgCTTCCTTCTATGCATTCCTCGACCTTATATATTAtcagattatttttcctcttttccttttccattatctctttAACCTCTTCTCTAACTTCTTCCCTAATGGCTTCTATTGGCATATTAACTCGTCCTACCTGTGCCGAACCTATCGAgtcctttatttctattattgcgtGTTCCAGCACCTGCAGCCTATCCATTAGCCTATCATTAATCTCCTTTATCTTTTAATACTCAACCTTCATATTCCTATATGATCCCCTACATTCTCTACAAAACCAAGTGAGACTTTTGTTATTCTGCAGCACTTTGTAATCTTCCCTGCCAGTTTTTACACAACCATTGTGGAACCAAGACTCACAGTAGTCACAGGCGATTCCATACTGTTTCTTTGTTACCTCTCTGTCGCACATGGCACAGTCAGCCGGTtccctttccatttcttcttctgatGAGGTTTCTACATCCTCGTTCCTCACCATCTTCACTTTCGGCTTCGTTCCAGTCTTGCCTTTATTATCCATTTTCGATTTTGAGCCCATAACAGCTTTAAGTCCTTAATTTTCTTCACTTACATCAATTAACACAGGAGCGAGAATTGAGAATCCGGGTCGTTGAATTTTTAAAATTATCCTCAAATTTACCTAAAAGAAGCAATAATCGTACACAGTAACTCTATGTGTAAACGTATTTAGCCAAGTTATAAGAATATCCATAACATTTTGCACGATTTGTGTTAAAAATCTATCAGATTATTGGCTAAAACTGGttccaaatttatcataaaaaGCAATAATCGTACACAATAACACTATGTGGAGACGTATTTATCCCTGATATATGATTATCCATAACATTTTGTACGATTTGTGTTAAAATTTACCAGATTATTGTCTAAAATTGCTACTAATAATACGGTCCATCAAgcatttgaatatttaaaagaaaatgctgtgtaaaaattggaaactctcattcattatatgaataattaaacagaggggtaccccaggggagtttaCTGGGCCCAGTTTTATTGTGTATCTATGTTATTAGTCTATCAGAAGTACTACAGGAGCATGAAAGGAAGTTTAAACCATTTGCAGATTATATACAATTTTAATGAAAAGGTGGACAAGCTGACAAAGATTATGGAAGCAATTAAGTTAAtatttcaaacactgatggacgCAAACatgagaaaatgacatatgctgacaaaggaAAAAATCTTCTAGTATTAAATTTGTAGATTATATACAATTTTACTGAAAAAGTGGACAAGCTGACAAAGATTGTGGAATCAATTAAGCTAACAcgtcaaacactgatggacccaaaagTATAGAAAATTACATATACTGATAAAGTCAAGGGAAAAATCTACTAGTAATTAGATGAAATAGAATCACGAACAGGGAAGATGATGTTGAACATGCACTAAAGATTAAACCAGTTCtcaatacgaggtcaacttcaagtGGAAATGCTGGTGAAAAGATCAGCGAGGAGGAAGTCAACAGAGTTCAATCTATGGTTGCCAACACAGAGatgataaaaatgagaaaattaaaacctaaaataatgattatgcaaagtatacgatggtgaagatgaagtggtaaatgcttttattttaaagtaattgtTACCTGGGCCAGATTTTAATTATATAAGAGGAGATAAGGTGCGATGGGGTATTTGTAACATGTGATATGTGCCACATAATCACTTATCTCTCACAAAGGTAAGgacattttagaaaaaaagattgcaagttc
The nucleotide sequence above comes from Palaemon carinicauda isolate YSFRI2023 chromosome 2, ASM3689809v2, whole genome shotgun sequence. Encoded proteins:
- the LOC137621533 gene encoding uncharacterized protein → MDNKGKTGTKPKVKMVRNEDVETSSEEEMEREPADCAMCDREVTKKQYGIACDYCESWFHNGCVKTGREDYKVLQNNKSLTWFCRECRGSYRNMKVEY